The genomic region gttttcggattaatcgttatcactttgaaaaatgtgaaacgtatgggatacaaatgaattttttatccgaaaaagaaatgtgcaaatgaagttacaaggcaaaactagacttgtaactcaagatttcccacaaagaccggaaatgaattatgaggaaaacttatcctcctgtaatggatacaattacttattagatacttaatcaacctggtagttacttaaatgcatctcatgaatgttgtaactacttatctgtatggatcacttgatagtgatatacatgaatatacctgaagggtttaaggtatcataagcatctaatgcaaaacccaagggaatgtattctattaaatcacaaagatttttatatgggtctaTACAATTAGGACATAtgtggtataactgattaagtgattacttgataagaaaagtgtatacacaTAAACTTATTTGCCATGTTATTTTATTATGAAAAacaatgatcttaacatcatatgaacaaataaagagatctatgaaatcattcaacttctaaagaattattttgaaatgaaagatcttgaaaatacCAAGTATTACCttagattgcaaattgagcatatgcctaatggttaacttgtacatcaaacaacttataccgaaaagattttaaaacatcttttaaagacaaactcattgttgttagatcactcaatattgacactgatctatttcatccctgcgaagatcatgaaaatcttaacagatcggaagttccatattttagtgcaattgaggttcttatgtatcttataaattgtacaagacctgacatttctcttgcagttaatttgttggcaagattcagctcaacttctaccaaatgacaatggaacaggatcaaacacatattttgatacccttgaggaactgccgatttaaaattattttattctaacgcttcaaaacaagatttggttgattatgtatatgcaggtcattcatcaaatcctcataaagataaatctcaaactcgatatgtattcctaaatggaggtaccacaaaatcatggcgttctaaaaaacaaacacttgttgcaacatcatcaaattatgccgaagtgattgcattacatgaagccactcgggaatgtttttggttaagatcaatgacacaactcattattgattcttgtggactagaacgcgataaaagttcaacaactatctatgaagataatccagctcgcatagcacagatgaaagaaggatatatcaaaagtgactgaacaaaacacataccccctagattcttctcagaTACTCAAGATCttataaaagacaaccagattaaaatgagatacgttcaatcaacaactatgCAGATCTTTATACCAAAACACTGTCAACTATTGTTTTCATAacacatgttcacaatattggcatgaggcaagatcaaaagatgtgacgactcagcgatgtctacttaagggggagtcaactctatgctgcactcttttttccttggctaaagtttttatcccactgggtttttctttagcaaggtttttaacgaggcagtaagtTGCAGTTGATCTCTAGTGAAacaaaattgtcgtccaagggggagtgttataagtcaagtgtcattgtgtagtggccgacacttttgataaagtaaaatttggtgaatcaatatatttggtggatcacggatattactgttccacctaactgcacagtgaattattgtactataaATATGCTATCGATTGTAATTAGTATGTacaccattcttgaataagaattTAATCTCTTCTATCTTCCTTCATATTTCTATCTTCCTTCATATTAGTaaatatatttcatatacaatatgaaattataacaaataataataataattattattattattattattattattattattattattattattattattattattttaataataaaaacttaaaagttttaaaacttacaaaaaattagtgggaagcctagagacaatctgggcccccacacctctagcaatagcaaaacctatcctagtaaaaatatgagcagcagtaccggcactaatatcttgcgccatcgaactcttctgaacccgctttagcaaagaaacagcctccttctctaattcccccagggaagaaaatgagaaaggaatgaaaccataaccaatcgcctgacagctagattcgtatttgacccgcttccgacgagccgcatcaaccacagcacgtccagggacaaagtcagaaagccagactgcgtcaaaggagaagaccttgtcaagtcaacacaaacatcgcgaccacaatcccaggaataaagtaacacatctgaaggtctgagggccctgtcgttccctccagacaacccaatgtcaacctcctttctcgctgaaatcccagatcgataacaaacatcaacaagaaaatcccgaacaatattatgtcgatgcttaatacccaccataccagcacaagacacggcgtgatccccgaaaatatccccagtaaaaacccttgaacaggcagagcatgccgtcgagatagagaacaaaggaacacctaaccggtagcacaacacacatcggtaagtctttgcgttcatcgtctgacccaaccccaaaatagggactgcccttagccaaggagatgtgtgatcaccctgctgtgatttccataaggccgattgtcggggagataacgaaaaagtggattctgcagaagcggtaacctttgtgaaataaacatctgccaatttcttcatgagtattggggcagcgacctcactcggattacctaaaatatcaaacccaaccgtattattaaacagacccaatgcatcttcaaaatcacgaccaagaccaacaatacccgtatGACGtaagagcttggtctgcaacccagcagactgtaatcgagaagccagaaaagcataatgacgaacatctcccgcagaataaacaccaagccctccaaatgcaaatggcaaggtggcaagccgccactgccaatcaccaaacccaggccctgaagcagtaacaatacgctccaaagaAGATCGAAGGGcttcatcgaaagcgcgttgagccgccttaaatatactaggaggacaagtacgcaaggtaaagtagagtttagaaactcccgtacatgccctaagcaacaacaactcacactgaggatcatcaagcttagcaaccttatccataagcgcaatggacttggtcaccctttgcatcaccagttcactactaaaaccaagatCGGAAGTTGCGGGGGCCcctagcaacttaacaccatttaaaggccgagcaatattaggaggaaagacacctacttgcctgctgcgagggtcctccgtaggccagaaaatttctgtttt from Rutidosis leptorrhynchoides isolate AG116_Rl617_1_P2 chromosome 9, CSIRO_AGI_Rlap_v1, whole genome shotgun sequence harbors:
- the LOC139869178 gene encoding uncharacterized protein encodes the protein MEDGPRFGLHLNVEKTEIFWPTEDPRSRQVGVFPPNIARPLNGVKLLGAPATSDLGFSSELVMQRVTKSIALMDKVAKLDDPQCELLLLRACTGVSKLYFTLRTCPPSIFKAAQRAFDEALRSSLERIVTASGPGFGDWQWRLATLPFAFGGLGVYSAGDVRHYAFLASRLQSAGLQTKLLRHTGNPSEVAAPILMKKLADVYFTKTKFSPLSLLFTHLLATLTVAIVTIATPSSPSPRHRRSIKIGCGKLSKAKFVIGQMYDDVLITILSVISIKDAMVTGGVATRWRYLWFNLRLLNFDGSENFRNKMGLVDVVNSRKRKIIKKSHPKLQPPGRH